A stretch of Heliomicrobium undosum DNA encodes these proteins:
- a CDS encoding SpoIIIAH-like family protein codes for MKIRIIRKPSWLPSPPQWPVRKVLALLAGVLVTAVGFFGVYSMSDLVFTVALRESDRIFGDPAPSGPTSSGPASSAAPAAPSAPASPSASKTPPVAAVPFGKSTGANPSATAASDATSTSDSTPTAGPALPNPGQFQNKGQDFFSEYRMERERVRSQQIEILQEIVRNDQSSGETRKEAQKKLLQISEQIKKEMETERLLIANSYRDAVVLIQPNTVSVIVAARELSPAEKGKIAELVARSTGVKTNEVSVMNR; via the coding sequence ATGAAAATCCGGATCATCCGAAAACCGTCCTGGCTGCCTAGCCCGCCCCAGTGGCCGGTCCGCAAGGTCCTCGCCCTGCTGGCGGGCGTCCTTGTCACGGCTGTCGGATTCTTCGGCGTCTATTCCATGAGCGATCTCGTCTTTACGGTGGCTTTACGAGAGAGCGACCGGATCTTCGGGGACCCGGCGCCTTCCGGTCCGACGTCCTCCGGCCCGGCGTCCTCTGCTGCGCCGGCGGCCCCTTCCGCTCCGGCGTCTCCTTCCGCCTCAAAGACACCTCCCGTTGCGGCGGTTCCCTTCGGAAAATCGACTGGCGCGAATCCGTCTGCAACCGCTGCCTCTGACGCAACCTCCACCTCTGACTCCACCCCGACAGCCGGCCCGGCGCTGCCCAACCCCGGCCAGTTCCAGAACAAAGGGCAGGACTTTTTTTCCGAATACCGCATGGAGCGGGAACGCGTCCGCAGCCAGCAGATCGAAATCCTCCAGGAGATCGTCCGCAATGACCAGTCCTCCGGCGAGACGCGCAAGGAGGCCCAGAAAAAACTGCTCCAGATCAGCGAGCAGATTAAAAAGGAGATGGAGACGGAACGGCTGCTCATCGCCAACAGCTACCGCGACGCCGTCGTCCTGATCCAGCCCAACACCGTATCGGTGATCGTCGCCGCCAGGGAGTTGTCACCAGCCGAAAAGGGCAAGATCGCCGAACTGGTGGCTCGATCGACAGGCGTCAAGACAAATGAGGTATCGGTGATGAACCGGTAA
- a CDS encoding stage III sporulation protein AF, which yields MLLIILVGTLLDMLLPNGRLQSLVRLVAGLFIMVAVLNPIMSWVNKNNWAATLGGDMPAQAVSGYDEIRRRGEALREEGLHQAREEAKSRLQRQVEALVGLKPGVQAASAQVDLGGQGEDKTAIGQITVTLRPDGAGKAGNGRKEAVAPVMVDDVHVREPASAPGAAPSSAQGTVPSNAPGVVPSQNEGTDREATAQEIIRTLSGFYGVPPERIRVLWE from the coding sequence GTGCTGTTGATCATCCTGGTGGGCACCCTGCTGGACATGCTCCTGCCCAACGGCCGTTTGCAGTCCCTCGTCCGGCTGGTGGCGGGATTGTTCATCATGGTCGCCGTGCTCAACCCGATCATGAGTTGGGTGAACAAAAACAACTGGGCCGCTACGCTGGGCGGGGACATGCCTGCCCAAGCGGTGTCCGGCTACGACGAGATCCGCCGCCGGGGAGAGGCCTTGCGGGAAGAGGGACTCCACCAGGCCCGGGAAGAGGCGAAGAGCCGCCTGCAACGCCAGGTGGAGGCGCTGGTCGGGCTCAAGCCGGGCGTGCAAGCGGCTTCGGCCCAGGTGGACCTGGGCGGCCAGGGGGAAGACAAGACGGCCATCGGGCAAATCACCGTCACCCTGCGGCCCGATGGGGCGGGAAAAGCAGGGAATGGAAGGAAAGAGGCGGTGGCGCCGGTGATGGTCGATGATGTCCACGTCCGGGAGCCTGCGAGTGCGCCGGGCGCTGCCCCTTCTAGCGCGCAAGGAACCGTTCCTTCTAACGCTCCAGGGGTAGTTCCTTCGCAAAATGAAGGGACGGACAGGGAGGCCACGGCCCAGGAGATCATCCGGACACTTTCCGGTTTCTACGGCGTCCCGCCGGAGCGAATCCGGGTGTTGTGGGAATAA
- the spoIIIAE gene encoding stage III sporulation protein AE: MAPISVAPVQTGAPPLGVDGVFGAIANTGANAASSPSGASTAVSINGTAGDPSGNGDGGQGPAVDLSEFQRVLDELERDKGKYLPSLNPRTIMEDIRNGNVSLSVGEVFRGVMGYLFQEVLSNTALLGELIILAVVVAVLNHFQSSFESGAVSKVAFAVGYMVLITIAIHSFHTAIQTGRGAIEDMVRFMQAILPVLLTLLTAMGGFASGALFHPVIFGTITLISTLIKDWIFPLILFSAALGILNHVSPQFKVKNLQNLIKDGYKLAMGLFITVFLGVISIYGAVGAVADGVTLRTAKYATDALLPVVGGLVADSFEVIVNSSLLLKNGIGLIGLVIIAILCILPSLKILALVLIYRLAGALLQPIGDSPVADSLETIGGSLTLIFGAVASVGLMFFLALTIVVGAGNLTVMLR, translated from the coding sequence GTGGCACCGATTTCCGTTGCGCCAGTTCAGACGGGAGCGCCACCGCTTGGGGTGGATGGCGTTTTCGGCGCCATAGCCAATACCGGCGCCAACGCTGCATCGAGCCCATCCGGTGCATCCACTGCTGTATCCATTAATGGAACTGCCGGCGACCCCTCCGGCAACGGCGACGGCGGTCAAGGCCCTGCCGTCGACCTCTCCGAATTCCAACGGGTCCTCGATGAACTGGAGCGGGACAAGGGGAAGTACCTGCCCTCCCTGAATCCCCGCACGATCATGGAGGACATCCGCAACGGCAATGTGAGCCTGTCCGTCGGCGAGGTCTTCCGGGGCGTCATGGGCTATCTCTTTCAGGAGGTGCTGTCCAACACGGCGCTGCTGGGGGAACTGATCATCCTGGCCGTCGTTGTCGCCGTCCTCAACCACTTCCAGTCATCCTTCGAATCGGGGGCGGTATCTAAGGTGGCCTTTGCCGTCGGCTACATGGTGTTGATCACCATCGCCATCCACAGCTTCCATACCGCCATCCAGACGGGCCGGGGCGCCATCGAAGACATGGTTCGCTTCATGCAGGCCATCCTGCCGGTCCTGCTCACCCTGCTGACAGCCATGGGCGGATTTGCCTCGGGGGCGCTCTTTCATCCTGTCATCTTCGGCACCATCACCCTGATCAGCACCCTGATCAAGGACTGGATTTTTCCGCTCATCCTCTTTTCCGCCGCACTGGGGATTCTCAACCACGTGTCTCCCCAGTTCAAGGTGAAAAATCTGCAGAACCTGATCAAGGACGGCTACAAGCTGGCCATGGGCCTCTTCATCACCGTCTTTCTCGGTGTCATCAGCATCTACGGCGCTGTTGGGGCCGTTGCCGACGGCGTGACCCTGCGGACGGCCAAATACGCCACCGACGCCTTGCTACCGGTGGTGGGCGGCCTCGTCGCCGACAGCTTCGAGGTCATCGTCAACTCGTCGCTGCTGCTCAAAAACGGCATCGGCCTCATCGGCCTCGTCATTATCGCCATCCTCTGCATCCTGCCGTCGCTGAAGATTCTGGCACTCGTCCTGATCTACCGGCTGGCCGGGGCGCTGCTCCAGCCCATCGGCGACAGCCCCGTGGCCGACAGCTTGGAGACGATCGGCGGCAGCCTCACCCTGATCTTCGGCGCCGTCGCCTCTGTCGGGCTCATGTTTTTCCTGGCGCTCACCATCGTCGTCGGAGCCGGCAACCTGACGGTCATGCTGCGGTAA
- the spoIIIAD gene encoding stage III sporulation protein AD: MEILQVVGVGIIATIFLVIVRKQRPELAVQLSIAAGVILFLFVLTKISAVIQVLEDLANKAQINRYYLTTLLKIVGIAYIAEFGAQICRDAGESTIASKVEMAAKILVMVLALPILLALMDSLMGLLPRGGPS; the protein is encoded by the coding sequence GTGGAGATTCTTCAGGTTGTCGGGGTGGGCATCATCGCGACCATCTTTCTGGTCATCGTGCGCAAGCAGCGCCCCGAACTGGCTGTCCAACTGAGCATCGCCGCCGGGGTGATCCTGTTCCTGTTCGTGCTGACCAAGATCTCCGCCGTCATTCAGGTCTTGGAGGACTTGGCCAACAAGGCGCAGATCAACCGCTACTACCTGACGACGCTGTTGAAGATTGTCGGCATCGCCTATATCGCGGAGTTCGGGGCACAGATCTGCCGGGACGCCGGCGAGTCGACGATCGCCTCCAAAGTGGAGATGGCGGCCAAAATTCTGGTGATGGTGCTGGCGCTTCCGATCCTGCTGGCCTTGATGGATTCGCTGATGGGCCTCTTGCCGCGAGGTGGCCCCTCATGA
- the spoIIIAC gene encoding stage III sporulation protein AC, with amino-acid sequence MNMLQIFQIAGIGIVVAIFYSILKEAKREELAQLLAISGVALVTLMVLRLISDLFDQVRSVFSLY; translated from the coding sequence ATGAACATGCTGCAGATCTTTCAGATTGCCGGCATCGGCATCGTCGTCGCCATTTTTTATTCCATACTGAAAGAAGCGAAACGGGAAGAATTGGCGCAACTGTTGGCCATCAGCGGTGTGGCGCTGGTGACGCTCATGGTCCTTCGCCTGATCAGCGATCTCTTTGACCAGGTCCGGTCGGTCTTCTCCCTCTATTAA
- a CDS encoding stage III sporulation protein AB produces MGKLVGAALILGAFSAGGLMTSRDLSRRKQILASLQSALGMLATEIAYRATHLPDALEQVSRTASAPVKSLFAEAGRRLREAEGQAASEIWLQSLELWLPATPLQRSDAEELARLALGLGAGPREDQLHRIEEVKNRLACLESEARETETRMAKVWSYGGVLFGAAVVLAIW; encoded by the coding sequence ATGGGGAAACTGGTCGGCGCGGCGCTGATCCTCGGCGCCTTCTCCGCCGGAGGGCTGATGACGTCAAGGGATCTTTCCCGCCGGAAGCAGATCCTGGCGTCGCTGCAATCGGCCTTGGGGATGCTGGCGACGGAGATCGCCTACAGGGCGACCCACCTGCCCGACGCGCTGGAGCAGGTAAGCCGGACCGCCAGCGCGCCTGTCAAATCGCTCTTTGCCGAAGCGGGCCGCCGTTTGCGCGAGGCGGAAGGACAGGCCGCGTCGGAGATCTGGCTGCAGTCGCTGGAGCTATGGCTGCCCGCCACGCCCTTGCAGCGGTCTGACGCGGAAGAACTGGCGCGGCTGGCCCTCGGCCTGGGCGCTGGGCCGCGAGAGGATCAACTGCACCGCATCGAAGAGGTGAAAAACCGCCTGGCCTGTTTAGAGAGTGAGGCGCGGGAGACGGAAACCCGGATGGCAAAAGTCTGGTCTTACGGGGGCGTTTTGTTCGGGGCTGCTGTTGTCCTGGCCATTTGGTGA
- the spoIIIAA gene encoding stage III sporulation protein AA: MRWRLTSGSDGVAVLDERGSRRTLPDMVVPDKAETMTLGPSTPSLPNAPGVDANWTTRLLPYLAPSLRSLLTELLVAQPRLIDEITEIRLRAGRPLALCGRTGDQLLRSVTEEELIQTIHLIAHCSVYALEQEFRQGFLTLPGGHRVGLAGRVILDGGRVKTIHPVSSLNIRIARQFPGVADPLLPQLLAAGEGVFYSTLIISPPSGGKTTLLRDIIRQISAGRPEIGLPGMTVGLVDERSEVAACYRGCPQNDVGPRTDVLDGCPKAEGLLRLLRSMGPQVLATDEIGREEDVLAVEEAVHSGVTLLATAHGRNREELLTRPGLSRMLKWNVFQRLVVLSRREGPGTLEGLYDADGNRLEEGSAWGNWSARR, from the coding sequence ATGCGTTGGCGCCTTACGAGCGGTTCCGATGGTGTGGCTGTCCTTGATGAAAGGGGCTCCCGCAGGACGCTGCCGGATATGGTCGTTCCAGACAAGGCGGAAACGATGACGCTCGGGCCAAGCACGCCGAGTTTGCCGAATGCCCCGGGGGTTGATGCAAACTGGACGACCCGGCTGCTGCCCTACTTGGCGCCATCGCTCCGTTCCCTCCTGACTGAGTTATTGGTCGCCCAACCCAGGCTGATCGATGAGATAACGGAAATCCGGCTTCGCGCCGGGCGACCGCTGGCCCTCTGCGGCAGGACAGGCGATCAACTGTTGCGATCCGTCACCGAGGAAGAATTGATTCAGACGATTCATCTCATCGCCCATTGTTCCGTCTATGCGCTGGAACAGGAGTTCCGGCAGGGATTTTTAACGCTGCCAGGCGGACACCGGGTGGGACTGGCCGGCCGGGTGATCCTCGATGGGGGACGGGTGAAAACGATCCACCCTGTTTCCTCCTTAAATATCCGCATCGCCCGCCAGTTTCCCGGTGTGGCCGATCCCCTGTTGCCCCAACTGCTTGCCGCCGGCGAGGGGGTCTTTTATTCCACGTTGATCATCTCGCCGCCCAGCGGGGGGAAAACGACACTGCTGCGGGACATTATCCGGCAGATCAGCGCGGGACGACCGGAAATCGGTCTACCGGGCATGACCGTCGGATTGGTGGACGAGCGTTCCGAGGTGGCCGCCTGTTATCGCGGCTGTCCCCAAAATGACGTGGGTCCCCGGACCGATGTGCTGGACGGCTGCCCGAAGGCGGAAGGGCTATTGCGGCTGCTTCGTTCGATGGGACCGCAGGTGCTGGCCACAGACGAGATCGGCCGTGAAGAGGATGTGCTGGCTGTCGAAGAAGCGGTGCACAGCGGCGTCACCCTGCTGGCCACCGCCCATGGGCGGAACCGGGAAGAGTTGCTCACCCGGCCGGGGCTGTCGCGGATGCTGAAGTGGAATGTCTTTCAACGCCTGGTCGTCCTCAGCCGCCGGGAGGGACCCGGCACGTTGGAGGGCCTGTACGATGCCGACGGTAACCGTCTGGAGGAGGGAAGTGCATGGGGAAACTGGTCGGCGCGGCGCTGA
- a CDS encoding CD1247 N-terminal domain-containing protein: MQKLRQRISYLQGLAEGMNVGASSREGRLLTEMLQVLGDMADTIDTLKAEQERLDEIVESMDDDLFQLEQDIYEDDDDEDDEDIVEIACPSCQENVCFDAELLDDDDYLEVTCPSCRQVIFVQEGDEDMEERILTGGEEECGCDCDDAAHHPHTH; this comes from the coding sequence TTGCAAAAGTTACGCCAGCGCATCTCCTACCTGCAAGGTTTGGCAGAGGGCATGAACGTGGGGGCCAGTTCCCGGGAAGGGCGCTTGCTCACCGAAATGTTGCAGGTGCTCGGCGACATGGCCGACACCATCGACACGCTGAAAGCCGAACAAGAACGCCTCGACGAGATTGTGGAGAGCATGGACGACGACCTCTTCCAACTGGAGCAGGACATTTACGAAGATGACGACGATGAGGATGATGAGGACATCGTCGAGATCGCCTGCCCGTCCTGCCAGGAAAACGTCTGTTTCGACGCCGAACTGCTCGATGACGACGACTACCTGGAGGTGACCTGCCCCTCCTGCCGTCAGGTGATCTTCGTCCAGGAAGGCGACGAGGATATGGAAGAACGGATTTTGACGGGCGGGGAAGAGGAATGCGGCTGCGACTGTGATGATGCGGCCCACCACCCGCACACCCATTAA
- the efp gene encoding elongation factor P: protein MISSNDFRTGSTIELDGDAFVVIEFQHVKPGKGAAFVRTKLKNIKTGSVVERTFRAGEKVPKARLERRQMQYLYSDADESYTFMDVENFEQITLQRNQIEEQLRFLKENMNVHVLTWNGNLMGVELPNSVELKVVATEPGIRGDTATGGSKPATLETGAIVQVPFFINEGEMLIIDTRTGAYVSRA, encoded by the coding sequence ATGATCTCATCTAACGATTTCCGGACGGGTTCGACGATCGAATTGGACGGCGACGCCTTTGTCGTCATCGAATTCCAGCACGTCAAGCCTGGCAAAGGCGCCGCCTTCGTGCGGACGAAGCTGAAAAACATCAAGACCGGTTCCGTGGTGGAACGCACCTTCCGGGCCGGTGAAAAAGTGCCCAAGGCCCGCCTCGAACGCCGTCAGATGCAGTATCTCTACAGCGATGCCGACGAGTCCTACACCTTCATGGATGTAGAGAACTTCGAGCAGATCACCCTGCAGCGCAACCAGATCGAAGAGCAACTGCGCTTCCTGAAGGAAAACATGAACGTCCATGTGCTCACCTGGAACGGCAACCTGATGGGCGTCGAACTGCCCAACTCGGTCGAACTGAAAGTCGTCGCCACCGAACCGGGTATCCGCGGCGATACCGCCACCGGCGGCAGCAAGCCGGCCACTCTGGAAACGGGCGCCATCGTTCAGGTTCCTTTCTTCATCAACGAAGGGGAAATGCTGATCATCGACACCCGGACGGGGGCTTACGTTTCCCGCGCCTAA
- a CDS encoding M24 family metallopeptidase has translation MTRDERSLCERPLEAQPFKERSLQQDCLEQRQESQERDAQSRITRLRQRWDDGIDALLILSPVNRRYLSGFTGTAGFLLVDREGQWLATDFRYWEQASKQTPDWTLIRQKGAWTEALQEAVADRGWRNIAVESDVVTLEQQQKLETALPAIRWVPRKGMVESLRAVKDEGEQAAIARAAALADRGFQHILGCMRPGMAERDVALELEFFLRREGAQGVSFEFIVASGERSALPHGVASDKTIGTGELITLDFGCILDGYCSDMTRTVIFGQPSAEQRKVYETVLEAQERALAAIAPGKSGRDIDRIARDVIDQAGYGDRFGHGLGHGVGLVVHENPRLSILSEDILEPGHAVTVEPGIYIPGWGGVRIEDLVIVTSGGNRNLTTSPKELLVL, from the coding sequence GTGACTCGCGACGAGCGGTCCCTGTGTGAGCGGCCCCTTGAAGCACAACCGTTTAAAGAGCGTTCTCTTCAACAAGACTGCCTGGAGCAACGCCAAGAATCGCAGGAGCGGGATGCCCAGTCCAGGATCACGCGACTGCGCCAGCGCTGGGATGACGGCATCGACGCCCTGCTGATCCTTTCACCAGTAAACCGCCGTTATCTCTCCGGCTTCACGGGAACGGCCGGCTTTTTGCTCGTCGACCGGGAGGGACAGTGGCTGGCCACGGATTTTCGTTACTGGGAGCAGGCGAGCAAGCAAACGCCGGATTGGACGCTCATCCGGCAAAAAGGCGCTTGGACGGAGGCGCTCCAGGAGGCTGTCGCCGACCGCGGCTGGCGAAACATCGCCGTCGAGAGCGACGTGGTCACCCTCGAACAGCAGCAGAAGCTGGAGACAGCGTTGCCTGCGATCCGCTGGGTTCCCCGTAAGGGGATGGTGGAGTCGCTCCGGGCCGTGAAAGACGAAGGGGAACAGGCGGCGATCGCCCGTGCGGCGGCGTTGGCCGACCGGGGGTTTCAACATATTCTGGGCTGCATGCGGCCGGGGATGGCCGAGCGGGATGTGGCACTGGAACTGGAGTTTTTTCTCCGTCGCGAGGGCGCCCAGGGTGTCTCCTTCGAGTTCATCGTCGCGTCGGGCGAACGGTCGGCGCTGCCCCATGGGGTCGCTTCCGACAAGACCATCGGGACGGGGGAACTGATCACCCTGGACTTCGGCTGCATCCTGGACGGCTACTGTTCCGATATGACCCGGACGGTGATCTTCGGCCAGCCGTCGGCAGAGCAGCGCAAGGTCTATGAGACGGTCCTCGAAGCCCAGGAACGGGCGCTGGCCGCCATCGCGCCGGGAAAGAGCGGGCGGGACATCGACCGGATCGCCCGCGATGTGATCGACCAGGCCGGTTACGGCGACCGCTTCGGTCACGGCCTCGGTCACGGCGTTGGGCTGGTCGTCCATGAAAACCCGCGCCTGTCCATCCTATCTGAGGATATCCTCGAACCGGGCCACGCGGTCACGGTGGAACCGGGGATTTACATTCCCGGTTGGGGCGGCGTCCGCATTGAAGACCTGGTCATCGTCACGTCCGGCGGCAACCGCAACCTGACGACGTCGCCGAAGGAACTGCTCGTCCTGTAA
- the aroQ gene encoding type II 3-dehydroquinate dehydratase, whose protein sequence is MLLLNGPNLNLLGRREPAQYGTTTLAEIEDAVSALGRSWGWEVVCFQSNHEGALIDCIHNAFGRVDLIIINPGAYTHTSIALRDALTGVAIPVIEVHLSNIHAREEFRHHSFIAPIAIGQLAGFGADGYRLAMEAARHYLTVRKGATA, encoded by the coding sequence ATTTTGCTGCTCAACGGTCCGAACCTGAATCTGTTGGGTCGCCGCGAGCCGGCCCAGTATGGTACGACGACGCTGGCGGAGATCGAGGATGCCGTCAGCGCCCTCGGCCGGAGTTGGGGCTGGGAGGTTGTCTGTTTTCAGTCGAATCATGAAGGCGCATTGATTGACTGCATCCACAACGCCTTTGGGCGGGTCGATCTGATCATCATCAACCCCGGCGCCTACACCCATACCTCCATCGCGTTGCGGGACGCCCTCACCGGCGTCGCCATCCCGGTGATTGAGGTGCACCTCAGCAACATCCACGCCAGGGAAGAGTTTCGTCACCACTCCTTCATCGCCCCCATCGCCATCGGGCAGCTCGCCGGTTTCGGCGCTGACGGCTACCGGCTGGCCATGGAGGCGGCTCGCCATTACCTGACGGTCCGGAAGGGGGCCACGGCGTGA
- a CDS encoding TldD/PmbA family protein, which yields MSQVAMRELARQMVEKAQAKGANQSEAYGLDSKELSIDVSKGIVETMKLAEDRGIGIRVFQGGKMGYSFTSDLSDKALEATVDRALANARWTAEDRFRELPGKAGQYPDVRTYDPAIAGIPVEQKIELAKTIEATAKAVDPRIKIIERSSYADAEYTVTIINSQGVDVAYQGAYCGGYAYLVAEENGESQTGFSLSYGLSFDGIDPQKIGKEAAEKALRMLGAKPVSSRRAPVVFDPYVATQFLGVLAPSLTAEAVQKGKSLFAGKKGQPIASAEVTVIDDGRMEGRILSAPFDGEGVPTSRTVLIDKGTLQGYLHNTYTAAKEGAASTGNGSRGSFRGTPEVGTTNFYLQAGDRPPSELIGEIESGFYVTEVMGMHTANPISGDFSVGAAGLLIEQGQLTRPVRGVAIAGNLLDWLGGIDGVGSDLTFFIGKGAPTLRAKEMAISGA from the coding sequence GTGAGTCAAGTTGCGATGCGGGAACTGGCCCGCCAGATGGTCGAAAAGGCCCAGGCGAAGGGCGCCAACCAGTCGGAAGCCTACGGCCTTGACTCCAAAGAACTGTCCATCGATGTCTCCAAAGGCATCGTGGAAACGATGAAGCTGGCCGAGGATCGCGGCATCGGCATCCGCGTCTTCCAGGGCGGCAAGATGGGCTACTCCTTTACGTCCGACCTTTCGGATAAGGCGCTGGAGGCGACGGTCGACCGGGCGCTGGCCAATGCCCGCTGGACTGCGGAGGATCGCTTCCGGGAGCTCCCCGGCAAGGCGGGCCAATATCCGGATGTTAGAACCTACGACCCGGCCATCGCCGGGATCCCGGTGGAGCAAAAGATCGAACTGGCCAAAACGATAGAGGCGACAGCCAAGGCCGTCGACCCCCGGATCAAGATCATCGAGCGTTCCAGCTACGCCGATGCGGAGTACACGGTGACGATCATTAACTCGCAGGGCGTCGACGTGGCGTACCAGGGCGCCTACTGCGGCGGATATGCCTACCTAGTGGCAGAGGAGAACGGCGAGAGCCAGACGGGCTTTTCCCTCTCCTACGGTTTGAGCTTCGACGGCATCGATCCCCAGAAGATCGGCAAGGAGGCGGCCGAAAAGGCGCTGCGCATGCTCGGCGCCAAGCCCGTGTCGTCACGGCGCGCGCCAGTCGTCTTCGACCCTTACGTGGCCACTCAGTTTCTCGGCGTATTGGCGCCCTCGCTGACAGCCGAGGCCGTCCAGAAAGGGAAGTCGCTCTTTGCTGGGAAAAAGGGACAGCCGATCGCATCCGCCGAGGTGACCGTCATCGATGACGGCCGCATGGAAGGGCGGATCCTCTCGGCGCCTTTTGACGGCGAAGGCGTCCCCACCTCGCGAACGGTCTTGATCGACAAGGGCACCCTCCAGGGCTACCTGCACAACACCTACACGGCGGCCAAAGAGGGGGCGGCGTCGACGGGCAACGGATCGAGAGGTTCTTTCCGGGGAACGCCCGAAGTGGGGACGACCAACTTTTACCTGCAGGCCGGCGACCGCCCGCCCAGCGAACTGATCGGCGAGATCGAGTCCGGATTCTACGTCACCGAGGTGATGGGCATGCACACGGCCAACCCCATCTCGGGCGATTTTTCTGTCGGCGCCGCCGGTCTCTTGATCGAGCAGGGCCAGTTAACCCGGCCGGTCCGGGGCGTGGCCATCGCCGGCAACCTCCTCGACTGGCTGGGGGGTATCGACGGCGTGGGCAGCGATCTGACCTTCTTCATCGGCAAGGGGGCGCCGACGCTGCGCGCCAAAGAAATGGCCATCAGCGGCGCGTAA